Within the Natrialba magadii ATCC 43099 genome, the region GTGTCGTACGAACAGCCTGAAGAAGATGACACCGGGACGTCCGAAGAAACAACCGATGACGGCGGAATCGTCGGCGCGCTGTCGAGCGTTCGTGAAGGTCTCTCGGGGGTGCTGTAGATGGGGGAGATCATCCCAATTCCCGAACGGAGAGCCCGTGACAAACGGCCGATCAACATCGAGTTTCAACCACGATCGATGCCAGGACAGCGGTTCGCGATCCGGATGGACTGGAACGACGTCGCCGGCGAGTGGACGATGGAGATCGAGCACGTCACTCGCGAGCACAGGATCACCAAATCCGTGGCGAAGGCGTTCCGAGCGTACGAGTACGAAGAGTTCGTTTATTTCGTGTTCATCGATCCGAGTGGGAACGAGACGGAGATCACACCCGAGAACCTGGGCGACGAGATTCGGTTGTTTGCCTTCCCAGGTGAAGCAGGCCAGCCGCCGGATGAGTGGTAGTGATGGTGTTTCAACAGCACAGAAGCGTCCAGGCGGGCGATGTGAATTTGGACGGGCTCGATCTCGATATATCCGTCACGAAATCGAGCGATGACCCGCTCGAGTTCGAGGTGTCGACGTGGAACCTCAGCGAGGCCTCCTGGCGGAAAATCGATGAAGGTGACCAGTGCCGCATCGAACTCGGGTGGGCCGACGGGGAGATCGCGACGGTCTGCTTCGGTGAGATCACGAGCACAAAGCCGGAGATGGATGGAGGCGACCTCCGCTACCAGATCAAAGGCATCGACGAGTCGGAAGGTGCCACCTACGCCAGACCCGACGAGGACTGGGGCCAGAAGAGCTGGGTGAACACCTCACCAGACGAGATCGCCTCGGATATCTTCCAGTCCTGTGGCCTGACCGCTGCGGTCGAGCCGGTTGGAGGGAACATCCAGGGCGTGTGGTCGGCGACGCCAGACAAGCGCGCCCGGGACCTCGTCGACGAGCTGCTCGAGTACGCAGTTGAGATCTCTGGAGAGGCCTGGGAGTGGTACGCCGAGCAAGGGCGCGGCTACTTTCAACCTCGAAACCAGGAGACCGTCGATGCACCGGAGCTGAGCTACGACTCCTCGCTGGTCTCGATCAACGAAGCATCGAGTGAGGACGACGACGCCGAGCTCGAACTGGACTTCGAAACCATGCTCGACCCTCGGATCCGTAAGGGCGCGGCCGTCTACGTCGACGTCGATCAGCACCGCGGCGGCTACCGTGTGGACTCGTTCGAGTTCTCATCGGACACTACGTCCGGTACACACATCGTGAATGGGACGCTGATCCCCATCGACGCCGATTACTCAGTTGCATAATCATTATGCCATCAAACCTAATCTCGGAATTAAAGGGCATCGTCCGGTCAGAAGTACAGTCCGCTCAGACAGTAACGTTCGTCCGAGTTGAAGAGGTCGACGACGATCGACGGGCGACTGTCTCACTCAAGCGCGACAGCGACCTGCTGATCGACAACGTCCCGATCGCATCGACCTGGGCAGGCGATGGTTTCGGAGTCGTGATCCCCGTCGATCGGGGTGTTGAAGGGTTGGTTCTCCATCCGAAGGAGCCACTCGAAAAACAGATCCAGCAGCGAGGCGAGCAGGAGCCCGGGAGCGAACGCCGGTTCGAGCTCGAAGACGCTGTCTTCTTCCCGCAACTCTGGCTCGACGAGGACGACGTCCCAGACCACGAGGACGACGAGTTCGTGGTCAAGCACGAGTCGGGGAGCGAGTTCCGGCTCGACGACGATGGCGTCCATGTGGAGCCAGAACTGTTCGTCGACGGCATCGCGTTCACCGAGCACTCCCACGACTTCGACTACGACGGTGGTGGCGAGGACTCCTCGTCGCTCTCGGGTACTACCGAGGCTCCCGACGAATAAGACCGATTCTTCACAACACACGCATGAAATTCAAACGAACACTGGCCCAGACAGCGGAGGGTGACTTCCGCGTCGAGGGCGGTAACTTAGTTTTTACCGGCGGTGCCGCCGGTGTAGAACAGGAACTTCGAACGATGCTCGCGACGATCGAGGGCGAGGATCCGTTCAACCCCGATCACGGTCTCGCGATCCTCGAGGCCGCAGGGGCCGACCCAGCGATCATCGAACGGGGAATCCGATCGGCGCTCGAGGACGACGATCGCGTCTCGTCAGTCGATGCTGTCGATACCGACGACGCCGGAGCGAACCGGAAGACGACCGTCGATATCGACGTCACGCTCGTCGACGGAACGTCGGTCGGATTCGATCTGGAGGTGTAAATCACGATGAGTGAAAACAGCGATTACGGAGTACAGGACGATGGAACATTCCGGCGCAAGCACGTCGACGTCATTCGAGATGACGCCGAGCGTCGATTCAAAAACACAGCCGGAGAAGACATCGAGTTCAACCCGAGCTCGGGGCAACAGGCCATCATCGACATACTGACACAGGAGGCCGCTGTTCAGTGGATGGCGCTCGAAGAAGTCTACTACGCAGGATTTTTCGAGGATGCCTCTGGTGAGGCGCTTGATAAACAGCTGGCGCTCGCTGGCTTCAGTCGTCAACCGTCTCAGTCGGCGACCGGCGAAGTCGTCTTCAAACGCGACGATCCCGCCGACGACGACATCACGATCGACGAAGAGACCGAGGTGACTACGAGGCGATCCGACACCCGCCCGGCCATCCCGTTCGAAACGACTGAAGAGGTCATCCTCCAGGAGGGCCAGACCGAGGTCACCGCATCGATCGAAGCCCGGAAAGCCTGGCAGGTTGACCTCGATGAGGAGTGGCTCGGCGAAGAGACCAACATTCCCGCCGGTGAGATAACCGAGTTCGGGGATCCCGTTGCTGGTGTCGACGACGTCGAAAACGAACTGCCCACCGGAGACGAGGACGAAGGCTTTCAACCAGGTAGAGATCGGGAGAGCGACGCCGAGTTCAGACTACGCTACCAGAACTCGCTCGCCGAGGGTGGCACGTCGACCGCGCCGGCGATGGAATCGAGCGTCTACAACTACGACGAGGACATCATCGACGTCCGAATCGACGAAGTCCGAGACGAAGACGAAGGGTTCGGACCGCGAGTCACGGTGTTCGCACCGGAGATTGAAGACGATGATATCGCGCAGGCCATCCTCGAGGCGCGTGGTGCTGGGACCGAATCGATCGGTGAAGAGAGTGGAACGGCAGAGTTCGACGCTGGTGACGAGAGTACGGAGCACTTCGACCGGGCAGAAGAGATAACGATCTACGTCGACGCAGAACTCACGACGTCAGATTCGTTCTCCGATGACGACATCGACACGATCACCGATCGGATCATCCAGTACATCGGCGGCGAAGCCGGTGACGACATCGTTTATCCCGGTCTGGAGATCGGAGACGAAGTGATCTACGACCAGATCTTCCGCCGCGTGATGGAAACCAGCGGCGTCATCGAGGCAGACCTCGAGGTCGGTACTGACGAGGAGGACCTCGACACCGAGAACATCGACATCGACGACCGTGAGGCGGCGATGACCGGCCTCGATGAGGTATCCATCGATGAGTCGTGAGGATGTCCGCGAGCGCCTCGAACGGACGCTGAACAGTCCGTACCCGACCGACGGCGATATCTGGAACGCGATTCTCGAAACGTTCGCCGCCGAGTTCGCCGAGCTTGAGGAGGCCCGTGAGCAGGTCCTCGAATCGAAGTTCGTCACCGATGCAACCGGCGAGCAGCTGGACCGTCTCGGGACGATCTTCGACTTGGACCGCCAGCGGGGCGAACCCGACTCGAACTATCGAGCCCGACTGCAGGTTGCGTTGCGAGCACAGCTGACGTCGGCGACCGTCGACGAGATCCGCGACGTCATCGCAGTCCTCCTGGACATCGATGCTGCCGATGTCGAGATCGAGGAGCCGTACGATCGCGAGCCGATGCACCTCAACGTCAGCGTCGACGGTGAGGCGCTGGACGATGCAGGGATTGGCGACGACGAGTTCATCTCCGTCGTCGATACCGTTGTCGCGATCGGCGTCTCGGTCGGCCTCCTCATCGAGTTCGACGTCGAGGAAATTGTCGGCGTCCAGGACGACGTCTCCGCCGAGATCGACACGGTGCAGACGGCGTACGTCGACGACGCGCGGACGAACATCGACACACTCAGTTGATCCATGACTTCAGTAACAGCAAGCGAAACGGTCAGCCTGGCCGATAACGTTCAGGTCGACCTCTACGACGCAGACGAATTGGCGAATCGCATCCCCGGCTGGGAAGCGATGACTGACCGCGAGCGCCTCGGCGCACTCGAGGACGTCGACCCGGTAGGCGAGTTCTCCGAGCACAACGTCACGACGCTCGAGTACCGAACGCATCTCGCCGAGTTACTCAACCCGGACGTCGACGTCGATCCAGTCGAGGCAACGCACCTCGCGTTCGGCGATGACGATACGCCGCCGGAC harbors:
- a CDS encoding GPW/gp25 family protein, encoding MKFKRTLAQTAEGDFRVEGGNLVFTGGAAGVEQELRTMLATIEGEDPFNPDHGLAILEAAGADPAIIERGIRSALEDDDRVSSVDAVDTDDAGANRKTTVDIDVTLVDGTSVGFDLEV
- a CDS encoding baseplate J/gp47 family protein → MSENSDYGVQDDGTFRRKHVDVIRDDAERRFKNTAGEDIEFNPSSGQQAIIDILTQEAAVQWMALEEVYYAGFFEDASGEALDKQLALAGFSRQPSQSATGEVVFKRDDPADDDITIDEETEVTTRRSDTRPAIPFETTEEVILQEGQTEVTASIEARKAWQVDLDEEWLGEETNIPAGEITEFGDPVAGVDDVENELPTGDEDEGFQPGRDRESDAEFRLRYQNSLAEGGTSTAPAMESSVYNYDEDIIDVRIDEVRDEDEGFGPRVTVFAPEIEDDDIAQAILEARGAGTESIGEESGTAEFDAGDESTEHFDRAEEITIYVDAELTTSDSFSDDDIDTITDRIIQYIGGEAGDDIVYPGLEIGDEVIYDQIFRRVMETSGVIEADLEVGTDEEDLDTENIDIDDREAAMTGLDEVSIDES
- a CDS encoding Gp138 family membrane-puncturing spike protein; this translates as MPSNLISELKGIVRSEVQSAQTVTFVRVEEVDDDRRATVSLKRDSDLLIDNVPIASTWAGDGFGVVIPVDRGVEGLVLHPKEPLEKQIQQRGEQEPGSERRFELEDAVFFPQLWLDEDDVPDHEDDEFVVKHESGSEFRLDDDGVHVEPELFVDGIAFTEHSHDFDYDGGGEDSSSLSGTTEAPDE
- a CDS encoding phage baseplate plug family protein; this translates as MGEIIPIPERRARDKRPINIEFQPRSMPGQRFAIRMDWNDVAGEWTMEIEHVTREHRITKSVAKAFRAYEYEEFVYFVFIDPSGNETEITPENLGDEIRLFAFPGEAGQPPDEW